Proteins encoded within one genomic window of Streptomyces sp. NBC_01314:
- a CDS encoding ABC transporter permease yields MATTATTGTASRWRALTHHHLFWPVAVLVALLLVNVPFTPDFFSIRMTDGHLYGSLVSIVLFGSPLILVAVGMTLVIATGGIDLSVGAVVAITGALTCSYISDQADQNALAGVFLAMGIGLVAAVVCGLWNGFLVARMGIQPIIATLIIMVAGRGVAQLITDGQIITINSEPYKLIGGGYWLTLPFSIFVVAAVVAITVALTRRTALGLLVESVGGNAEASRLVGIRSMRIKIMVYVFCALCAGIAGLMISSNTSAADGNNAGLWIELDAILAVVIGGTSLLGGRFSVGGTVVGALVIQTLTTTIYTIGVPTQTNLVFKAAVVIVVCLLQSPKFRAKVFGARFGSKPGATGGTSPAAPAKTVTTPADAAPKMEVS; encoded by the coding sequence GTGGCGACGACGGCCACGACCGGCACGGCATCCCGCTGGCGGGCGCTGACGCACCACCATCTGTTCTGGCCGGTCGCGGTCCTGGTAGCCCTGCTGCTCGTCAACGTCCCCTTCACCCCCGACTTCTTCTCGATCAGGATGACGGACGGCCACCTCTACGGCAGCCTCGTCTCGATCGTCCTCTTCGGCTCGCCCCTGATCCTGGTGGCGGTCGGCATGACCCTGGTCATCGCCACCGGCGGCATCGACCTCTCCGTGGGTGCGGTCGTCGCCATCACCGGCGCCCTGACCTGCTCGTACATCAGCGACCAGGCCGACCAGAACGCGCTGGCCGGGGTCTTCCTGGCCATGGGCATCGGACTGGTGGCGGCAGTGGTCTGCGGCCTGTGGAACGGCTTCCTGGTGGCCAGGATGGGCATCCAGCCCATCATCGCGACCCTCATCATCATGGTCGCCGGCCGAGGTGTGGCCCAGCTGATCACCGACGGCCAGATCATCACCATCAACAGCGAGCCGTACAAGCTGATCGGCGGCGGCTACTGGCTGACGCTGCCCTTCTCGATCTTCGTGGTGGCCGCGGTCGTGGCCATCACGGTGGCACTGACCCGCCGTACGGCCCTCGGCCTGCTGGTCGAGTCGGTCGGCGGCAACGCGGAGGCCAGCCGTCTGGTGGGCATCCGGTCGATGCGCATCAAGATCATGGTGTACGTGTTCTGCGCCCTGTGCGCGGGCATCGCGGGCCTGATGATCAGCTCCAACACCTCGGCCGCCGACGGCAACAACGCCGGCCTGTGGATCGAGCTGGACGCGATCCTCGCCGTGGTGATCGGCGGCACCTCGCTGCTGGGCGGCCGGTTCTCCGTCGGCGGCACGGTCGTCGGCGCCCTGGTCATCCAGACCCTCACGACGACGATCTACACGATCGGCGTGCCCACCCAGACCAACCTGGTCTTCAAGGCCGCCGTCGTCATCGTCGTCTGCCTGCTCCAGTCCCCGAAGTTCCGCGCGAAGGTCTTCGGCGCCCGGTTCGGTTCCAAGCCCGGCGCGACCGGCGGCACGTCGCCCGCGGCCCCGGCGAAGACCGTCACGACGCCCGCCGACGCGGCCCCGAAGATGGAGGTGTCGTGA
- the yjfF gene encoding galactofuranose ABC transporter, permease protein YjfF, producing MTATTKTPPSQDSRTAPMSASKVSAVLADRRLPVLVTATLFLAMYITGLGRYQNYGFGEPQVFLNLFIDNGYLLVAAVGATFVILSGGIDLSVGSVIGFTTMFTAWLVERQGVPILLVIPMALAVGAFGGFLMGYVIQNFEIQPFIVTLAGLFLFRGLCLVISKESIAIGDATVSSMAQAQAQLGVGFLSVGAIIALVVLAAAFYILHYSRFGRRVYAIGGNEQSALLMGLPQGGTKIAVYTVSGFCSALAGLLFTLYIQSGDPLHATGMELDAIAAVVIGGTLLTGGSGYVLGTLFGVLVLGLIKSLIQFEGTLSSWWTKIATGVLLCAFILIQRAMTARKKT from the coding sequence ATGACCGCGACCACCAAGACCCCGCCGTCCCAGGACAGCCGTACGGCACCGATGTCCGCCTCCAAGGTCTCGGCGGTCCTCGCCGACCGGCGCCTGCCCGTCCTGGTGACCGCCACGCTCTTCCTGGCGATGTACATCACGGGCCTGGGCCGCTACCAGAACTACGGTTTCGGCGAGCCGCAGGTCTTCCTCAACCTCTTCATCGACAACGGCTACCTGCTGGTGGCCGCCGTCGGCGCGACCTTCGTGATCCTCTCCGGCGGCATCGACCTCTCCGTCGGCTCGGTCATCGGCTTCACCACGATGTTCACGGCCTGGCTGGTGGAACGCCAGGGCGTGCCGATCCTGCTGGTCATCCCCATGGCCCTGGCCGTGGGCGCCTTCGGCGGCTTCCTCATGGGCTATGTGATCCAGAACTTCGAGATCCAGCCCTTCATCGTGACCCTCGCCGGCCTCTTCCTGTTCCGGGGCCTGTGCCTGGTCATCAGCAAGGAGTCGATCGCCATCGGCGACGCGACGGTGAGCAGCATGGCCCAGGCGCAGGCACAACTGGGCGTGGGCTTCCTCTCCGTCGGCGCGATCATCGCCCTGGTGGTCCTGGCCGCGGCGTTCTACATCCTCCACTACAGCCGCTTCGGCCGGCGCGTGTACGCCATCGGCGGCAACGAGCAGTCCGCACTGCTGATGGGCCTCCCGCAGGGCGGCACCAAGATCGCCGTCTACACCGTGTCCGGCTTCTGCTCGGCACTGGCGGGCCTGCTCTTCACCCTCTACATCCAGTCCGGCGACCCCCTGCACGCCACCGGCATGGAACTGGACGCGATCGCCGCGGTCGTCATCGGCGGCACGCTGCTGACGGGCGGCTCCGGCTACGTACTGGGCACGCTCTTCGGCGTTCTCGTCCTCGGCCTCATCAAGAGCCTCATCCAGTTCGAGGGCACCCTCAGCTCCTGGTGGACGAAGATCGCCACGGGTGTGCTGCTGTGCGCGTTCATCCTGATCCAGCGGGCGATGACGGCACGGAAGAAGACCTGA
- a CDS encoding alpha/beta fold hydrolase gives MPTFRAPDGTLLAHRTFGDGPPLVCLPGGPMRASAYLGELGGLAAHRRLVMPDLRGTGESAVPEDTASYRCDRLVGDVEALRKELGAERVDLLAHCAGANVAAAYVRAYPERVGRLVLVTPSPIGVGVPVSGEDRLAVARLREGEPWFGEAFAALQEVAAGRGTERHWAAVAPFLHGRWDETAQALDAADAEQRNPEAARVFGSEGAFDPEGARAAFRRFGAPVLVLAGEVDLNSPPSAMGEYAALFPGGAEFVVQPGAGHHPWLDDGDRFVETVAKFLDREN, from the coding sequence ATGCCCACCTTTCGCGCACCCGACGGCACCCTCCTCGCCCACCGCACGTTCGGGGACGGTCCGCCCCTGGTCTGTCTGCCCGGGGGGCCCATGCGGGCCTCCGCCTATCTCGGTGAGCTCGGAGGGCTGGCCGCGCATCGGCGGCTGGTGATGCCGGATCTGCGGGGCACCGGGGAGTCGGCGGTTCCGGAGGACACCGCCTCCTACCGGTGTGACCGGCTCGTCGGGGATGTGGAGGCGCTCCGGAAGGAGTTGGGGGCGGAGCGGGTCGATCTGCTCGCGCACTGTGCCGGGGCGAATGTCGCGGCGGCGTATGTGCGGGCGTATCCGGAGCGGGTCGGCAGGCTCGTGCTCGTCACGCCGAGCCCGATCGGTGTCGGTGTCCCGGTCAGCGGCGAGGACCGGCTCGCGGTCGCCCGGCTGCGGGAGGGCGAGCCGTGGTTCGGGGAGGCGTTCGCGGCGTTGCAGGAGGTCGCGGCGGGGCGGGGTACGGAACGGCACTGGGCGGCCGTCGCGCCCTTCCTGCACGGGCGTTGGGACGAAACCGCCCAGGCCCTCGACGCCGCCGACGCCGAGCAGCGCAACCCCGAGGCGGCGCGTGTCTTCGGGAGTGAGGGGGCCTTCGACCCGGAGGGTGCGCGGGCCGCGTTCCGGCGGTTCGGGGCGCCCGTGCTCGTGCTCGCCGGGGAGGTCGACCTCAACTCGCCGCCGAGCGCGATGGGCGAGTACGCCGCGCTGTTCCCGGGGGGCGCCGAGTTCGTCGTACAGCCGGGAGCCGGGCATCATCCGTGGCTGGACGACGGCGACCGGTTCGTGGAGACCGTCGCGAAGTTCCTGGACCGGGAGAACTGA
- a CDS encoding alpha/beta hydrolase — MRPRLVFVHGVGGPRDPDAECDVWLRALAEGARAAGHSRRVLDLVRGWAADARFAYYGDLFGLTPQAQGDVPDEDDEETVLVGSLLREALDERLQEPHTNDEGRVLRHARAQLTQDGPAQGPGAAARKVLSAANTLLSLPGLRTCGGWASAGLMVGHLRQVARYLRRGEADEEGLTLDVRVRRPVERALDPVGPTIVIAHSLGTVVSTETLHAHRGTVPLLVTLGSPMGLRSVVGARMRPQPLQVPLSVERWLDYWDRDDLVTAGTRLEKAVRPNDRAVRPVSRRVDSDGLSVHPAVKYLAQPAVAGPVVEAIETATHA; from the coding sequence ATGAGGCCGCGTCTGGTGTTCGTGCATGGCGTCGGGGGGCCACGGGATCCCGACGCCGAATGTGATGTCTGGCTGCGCGCCCTGGCCGAAGGGGCTCGGGCGGCAGGTCATTCGCGTCGCGTTCTGGACCTGGTGCGGGGCTGGGCCGCCGACGCGCGATTCGCCTACTACGGTGACCTGTTCGGCCTGACGCCACAAGCGCAGGGTGATGTGCCCGACGAGGACGACGAAGAAACCGTCCTCGTCGGAAGTCTGCTGCGCGAAGCCTTGGACGAGCGTCTGCAGGAACCCCACACGAACGACGAGGGCCGGGTCCTGCGCCACGCGCGGGCCCAACTCACGCAGGACGGACCGGCGCAGGGGCCGGGAGCGGCGGCCCGCAAGGTATTGAGCGCGGCCAACACACTGCTGAGCCTGCCCGGGTTGCGTACCTGCGGCGGATGGGCCAGCGCGGGGTTGATGGTCGGCCACCTCCGTCAGGTGGCCCGCTATCTGCGCCGTGGCGAGGCCGACGAGGAAGGGCTGACGCTCGACGTCCGCGTACGCCGCCCCGTCGAGCGGGCCCTGGACCCCGTCGGTCCCACGATCGTCATCGCGCACTCGCTGGGCACGGTCGTGTCCACCGAGACGCTGCACGCGCACCGGGGCACTGTCCCGCTGCTTGTCACGCTCGGCTCACCGATGGGGCTCCGCTCGGTCGTCGGCGCCCGCATGAGACCGCAGCCCCTACAGGTGCCCCTCTCCGTCGAGCGATGGCTGGACTACTGGGACCGGGACGATCTCGTCACGGCGGGGACCCGGCTGGAGAAGGCCGTACGGCCCAACGACCGAGCCGTGAGACCTGTCAGCAGACGCGTGGACTCGGACGGCTTGTCGGTGCACCCCGCCGTCAAGTATCTCGCTCAGCCCGCCGTGGCCGGCCCGGTCGTCGAGGCCATCGAGACGGCCACCCACGCATGA
- a CDS encoding AAA family ATPase, with product MTWQPFYVGDGTPRDVDLGEPPPWRSFPRQALHQQFQPPPGLVRAVNAALLLRRPLLVTGAAGSGKSTVIEQVAAELKLGDVLRWHITSRSTLTEALYRYDALGRIHAQRLAGRDGGDDIAPFLQLGPLGTALLPAEHPRALLIDEIDKSDLDLPSDLLDVLERGEFEVPELARYAREIVDVREWGGDARSPVARGRVQCDQFPFIVMTSNGERDFPPAFLRRCIRFTMPKPTVDALRAIVGAHLRIGVDSDGARAVDTLIETFVGRVTAGESLAIDQLLNAVHLLTGGGVSQGEDDQEIMELVLRELSRA from the coding sequence ATGACCTGGCAGCCCTTCTACGTCGGTGACGGCACGCCCCGCGACGTCGATCTCGGTGAGCCGCCCCCGTGGCGGAGCTTTCCCCGGCAGGCCCTGCACCAGCAGTTCCAACCGCCGCCCGGCCTTGTCCGGGCCGTCAACGCCGCGTTGCTGCTGCGTCGGCCGCTGTTGGTGACCGGCGCCGCGGGCTCGGGCAAGTCCACCGTGATCGAGCAGGTCGCCGCGGAGCTCAAGCTCGGCGACGTGTTGCGCTGGCACATCACTTCGCGGAGCACTCTGACGGAGGCGCTCTACCGCTACGACGCCCTCGGCCGCATCCACGCCCAGCGGCTCGCCGGCCGCGACGGCGGCGACGACATCGCGCCCTTCCTGCAACTGGGCCCACTGGGGACGGCGCTGCTGCCCGCCGAACACCCGCGTGCCCTGCTGATCGACGAGATCGACAAGAGTGACCTGGACCTGCCGAGCGACCTGCTCGATGTGCTGGAGCGCGGCGAGTTCGAGGTCCCCGAGCTCGCACGGTACGCGAGGGAGATCGTCGACGTACGGGAATGGGGCGGTGACGCCCGTAGTCCGGTGGCGCGCGGACGGGTGCAGTGCGACCAGTTTCCCTTCATCGTCATGACGAGCAACGGCGAGCGCGACTTCCCACCGGCCTTTCTCCGACGCTGTATCCGGTTCACCATGCCGAAGCCGACCGTCGACGCGCTGCGCGCAATCGTCGGGGCCCACCTGCGGATCGGCGTGGATTCCGACGGGGCGCGGGCGGTCGACACGCTCATCGAGACGTTCGTCGGCCGGGTGACAGCGGGCGAGAGCCTGGCGATCGACCAGCTCCTGAACGCCGTGCATCTGCTGACCGGCGGCGGCGTTTCGCAGGGAGAGGACGACCAGGAAATCATGGAGCTCGTTCTGCGCGAGTTGTCCCGTGCCTGA